A section of the Anabaena cylindrica PCC 7122 genome encodes:
- the rpmB gene encoding 50S ribosomal protein L28, with the protein MSRRCQLTGKKANNAMAVSHSHRRTKRLQQANLQSKRVWWAGGNRWVKLKMSTKAIKTLDQKGIEVMAKEAGINLNHY; encoded by the coding sequence ATGTCCCGTCGTTGTCAACTAACTGGAAAAAAGGCTAATAATGCGATGGCCGTTTCCCACTCTCACCGTCGCACCAAGCGTCTGCAACAAGCTAACCTACAAAGCAAGCGCGTTTGGTGGGCTGGTGGTAATCGCTGGGTAAAACTAAAAATGTCTACCAAAGCCATCAAAACTTTAGACCAAAAAGGTATAGAAGTAATGGCTAAAGAAGCTGGTATCAACCTGAACCACTACTAA
- the hpsA gene encoding hormogonium polysaccharide biosynthesis protein HpsA: MSQKRHSVQAMLRISKKNSRKFLRAAKKQLIHLLRTTFRTTRNRETSNAGFILPTVAMVSIVVVLLTVAIMFRSFDRAKNASNVRVNEAVINAATPAIDRARAKINKLFEDKRLPRATPADSVLYETLANNINEYTFGDETKLRLVSGANESLTAWRFPVDTDNNGRFDSYTLYGIYLRNPPLSGNQYTRSRNPLESRTQPMASNNGGAGCEDTFGTSATLVGINGWFKFGSRLKKAFFVYTATVPITTTTTIPTATSTNYEVFKGNKGFSAVEYQQDRVQLPVINNAVLYEDDLELTPGADFKLNGRVFTNSNLLVGSDGATITLYQISSKDSCFYEPDNAKVIVGGNIGIGRFISTSDLNNGAVVHLFNGTGDVSTSQIKDHKTVTDNPSLITYNSLAYVQRINRLVEAQIANNENTDPTEVKEGIQKTKDDLGLDSYTTEEEARFRTEQLQLYFQKRTRRVPYREVAFGGNALGTYATTTPLTGSGDTLRPINTWSFPNNPVNGKVGTGYTGLTLRPNTSTKLYPSATEPTRLQTTYGGKEQFLGDRIAVGNNLPQLWIKGGVFVGPNAADTQSISGINWDNPTTPTVPRTRRSLVETLADVGSTDRDGIWEQAAATVPDNPQDPIGGLRVITGAGIYLPEGYTTTGKNDGTDTTYAVAKTGTINIWSDMMPVASSTATSPSSTVDPNIILPNALTPYLRMRATAVYHYKSTGYNEDTPIPIACVSSYYDPTSENLARNKSGLADVSPVDRLTTQPYNTTINTNNGNSHNGIVYGAPNKAVSDYQDVLDYQAQLKYPNGRWVNEPLQTALAKTAANRTIAEQSAIDAEICALQIFDGSIPAPSTPLPIPHGAIQEVAFLDARQVKAVHNDVTLGVETFTNADGFCPLATGDCPLGVPANVVAAVPDAADYDLPIRDRQPLEIRATVLNIGQLRTTAIGGTTPSQEYLLPNSGIIYAARNDALIDASSDLPDATAKKSESTVDYKLDPTRRPNGIMLLNGSEIWREEDYRDEEKGLILTTDLPVYLKGDFNLHDEQEFTTDLTDDWGNFYTRAKSTRNPNFACRPNDLRLPNCTTGDKWRPASILADAITALSNNFRLGFRDEGDYDLNNNLGDSESITALKKVGFFANTFATNASWYNTGATLRGYPKDLESTVTTPNAFQGSTYVNNFVTPIQRRATFNEYLMEICPKLPVSKCGPEDWYVNYDAPNSANNIRLWKPTGDTTSNVLLTNGTVPESSLNAGTTATVFAPTDPLKRYPRRVAFKRVSSTDSFNGDLVLDGSNRPTPLGIISDNVEEFPYTRTTYPQTNPNALWFKTTTSTTQKADNNNNSDPVNTKLLLANETLTATKDSHPRLLPVLQVNDPFDTPASASTADVGTNSNSNWLQVATETTFNVIMAAGDTPARPTEDNGGLHNFTRFLEHWNPAASNVKARINGSFMQLKKSAYATASFTTSLEGADNSLLYQIGINGGRGSFYLPPERQWGYDVGLLSQSPDLFAQKLVTIPPDKPDEYVREVGRDDIWVQTLLCAKTTETNTPNAIDDDQRGTCP; encoded by the coding sequence ATGTCTCAGAAACGTCATTCAGTCCAGGCAATGCTAAGAATATCAAAAAAAAATAGCCGGAAGTTTTTAAGAGCGGCAAAAAAGCAATTAATTCACTTACTTCGGACTACTTTTAGAACTACCAGAAACCGAGAAACGTCCAATGCTGGTTTTATATTGCCCACAGTGGCAATGGTGTCTATAGTAGTTGTTTTACTGACCGTTGCTATTATGTTTCGGTCATTTGACCGAGCTAAAAATGCTAGCAATGTCCGCGTGAATGAGGCTGTAATTAATGCTGCTACACCGGCAATTGATCGAGCCAGAGCTAAAATCAACAAGCTATTTGAAGATAAACGACTACCAAGAGCTACGCCAGCAGATTCTGTATTATACGAAACATTGGCGAATAATATAAATGAATACACGTTTGGCGATGAAACCAAACTGAGGCTAGTTTCTGGTGCAAATGAGTCACTTACAGCATGGAGATTTCCCGTTGATACCGATAATAACGGGAGATTCGACAGTTACACTCTATATGGTATTTACCTTAGAAATCCCCCTTTAAGCGGCAATCAATACACTCGTTCCAGAAATCCATTGGAATCGAGAACTCAACCTATGGCTTCTAATAATGGGGGTGCAGGCTGCGAAGATACCTTTGGGACAAGTGCAACTTTAGTAGGTATTAATGGTTGGTTTAAGTTCGGTAGCAGGTTGAAAAAAGCTTTTTTTGTATACACTGCCACAGTCCCTATTACCACTACAACTACTATCCCAACTGCTACTTCAACCAATTATGAGGTTTTCAAAGGTAATAAAGGCTTTTCTGCCGTAGAGTATCAACAAGACAGGGTGCAGCTCCCTGTAATTAATAATGCTGTTCTTTATGAAGATGATTTAGAACTGACTCCAGGTGCAGACTTCAAGTTGAATGGACGGGTTTTTACTAATAGCAACTTACTGGTGGGTTCCGATGGTGCAACTATTACATTGTATCAAATTAGTAGCAAAGATTCCTGTTTCTACGAGCCTGACAACGCCAAGGTCATAGTTGGGGGCAATATAGGTATTGGTAGATTTATAAGTACAAGTGATTTAAATAATGGAGCCGTAGTTCATTTATTTAACGGCACTGGTGATGTCTCTACCTCTCAAATCAAAGACCACAAAACAGTCACAGACAACCCATCACTCATAACTTACAACAGTCTAGCCTATGTGCAGCGTATCAACCGCTTAGTAGAGGCTCAGATAGCTAACAATGAAAATACTGATCCAACAGAGGTTAAAGAAGGTATTCAAAAGACAAAGGATGATCTTGGGTTAGATAGTTACACCACAGAGGAAGAAGCAAGATTTCGTACAGAACAATTACAGTTGTACTTTCAAAAACGTACCCGCCGTGTTCCTTACAGAGAAGTGGCTTTTGGTGGCAATGCTCTAGGTACATATGCCACAACAACTCCACTTACAGGTAGTGGTGATACACTACGCCCAATAAATACTTGGAGCTTTCCTAACAATCCTGTTAATGGTAAAGTAGGTACTGGCTACACGGGACTGACACTCAGACCGAATACTTCTACCAAGCTTTATCCTAGTGCAACTGAACCAACGCGGTTACAAACAACCTATGGTGGAAAAGAACAATTCTTAGGCGATAGAATTGCTGTTGGTAATAATTTGCCTCAACTCTGGATTAAAGGAGGAGTATTTGTGGGACCAAATGCCGCTGATACTCAATCAATTTCTGGTATTAACTGGGATAATCCTACTACTCCTACAGTACCTAGAACTCGTCGCTCTCTTGTAGAAACACTCGCTGATGTAGGATCTACAGATAGAGATGGAATTTGGGAGCAAGCCGCCGCTACAGTACCAGATAACCCACAAGATCCTATTGGTGGTTTGAGAGTCATCACAGGTGCAGGAATTTATTTGCCTGAAGGTTACACTACAACAGGCAAAAATGACGGGACTGACACCACTTATGCAGTAGCTAAAACTGGGACTATAAATATCTGGTCTGATATGATGCCAGTCGCTTCTAGCACAGCGACATCACCAAGTAGTACAGTCGATCCAAACATTATACTACCAAACGCACTGACACCATATCTGCGAATGCGGGCTACAGCGGTTTATCATTACAAATCCACTGGTTACAATGAGGATACTCCAATCCCCATAGCTTGTGTCAGTAGCTATTATGATCCAACTAGCGAAAATTTAGCCAGAAATAAATCGGGTTTAGCTGATGTATCTCCTGTTGACCGCCTTACCACTCAGCCTTACAATACTACCATTAATACAAATAACGGTAATTCCCACAACGGCATAGTTTATGGTGCGCCTAATAAAGCCGTAAGCGACTATCAGGACGTACTCGATTACCAAGCCCAATTAAAATATCCAAATGGCCGTTGGGTGAATGAACCACTCCAAACTGCTCTAGCAAAAACAGCTGCAAATCGCACCATTGCCGAGCAATCTGCTATAGATGCAGAAATTTGCGCCCTACAGATTTTCGATGGTAGTATTCCAGCACCTTCTACGCCCTTACCAATTCCTCACGGTGCAATTCAAGAAGTAGCATTTCTAGATGCGAGACAGGTTAAGGCAGTTCATAATGATGTAACTCTCGGTGTAGAAACTTTCACTAATGCGGATGGTTTTTGTCCTCTAGCGACTGGTGATTGTCCTCTAGGAGTACCAGCTAATGTTGTAGCAGCAGTACCAGATGCAGCAGATTATGATCTGCCCATCAGAGACAGACAACCCCTGGAAATTCGCGCCACTGTTTTAAATATAGGTCAGCTTCGCACAACTGCAATCGGTGGTACAACTCCATCACAGGAATACTTATTGCCAAATAGCGGTATTATATATGCTGCTCGCAATGATGCCCTCATAGATGCAAGTTCAGATTTACCAGATGCAACGGCGAAAAAATCCGAAAGTACGGTGGACTATAAGCTTGACCCTACTCGCCGTCCTAATGGGATTATGCTTTTAAATGGTTCAGAAATTTGGCGTGAAGAGGATTATCGAGATGAAGAGAAAGGGTTAATTTTAACTACAGATTTGCCTGTATATCTCAAGGGTGATTTTAATCTACACGACGAACAAGAATTTACCACTGACCTAACTGATGATTGGGGCAATTTCTATACTCGCGCTAAAAGTACCCGTAATCCTAATTTTGCCTGTCGTCCCAATGATTTAAGGCTACCGAATTGTACAACTGGTGACAAGTGGCGACCTGCTTCTATTTTGGCAGATGCTATTACTGCACTTTCTAATAACTTTAGGTTGGGTTTCCGCGATGAGGGAGACTATGACTTAAACAATAACTTGGGAGATAGCGAATCTATCACAGCATTGAAAAAAGTTGGCTTTTTTGCTAACACCTTCGCCACAAATGCTAGTTGGTATAACACTGGCGCAACTCTAAGGGGGTATCCCAAAGACTTGGAATCTACGGTTACTACTCCAAACGCGTTTCAAGGTAGTACTTACGTCAACAACTTTGTCACACCAATTCAACGACGGGCAACCTTCAATGAGTATTTGATGGAAATATGTCCGAAATTGCCTGTTTCAAAATGTGGACCTGAAGATTGGTATGTTAACTACGATGCACCAAACTCAGCTAATAATATTCGCTTATGGAAACCAACTGGAGATACAACTTCTAATGTACTTCTAACTAATGGTACTGTACCTGAATCCTCACTAAATGCTGGTACGACTGCGACTGTTTTTGCTCCTACTGATCCACTTAAACGCTATCCCCGTCGAGTCGCTTTCAAACGTGTTAGTAGTACAGACTCATTCAATGGAGATTTAGTTCTTGATGGCAGTAACCGTCCTACACCCTTGGGTATCATTTCAGATAATGTAGAAGAGTTTCCCTATACCCGTACTACTTATCCTCAGACTAATCCTAATGCTTTATGGTTTAAGACAACCACAAGCACTACCCAAAAGGCAGATAATAACAACAACAGCGACCCAGTTAACACTAAGTTGTTACTGGCTAACGAAACTCTGACTGCAACTAAGGACAGCCATCCCCGATTGCTGCCAGTTTTACAAGTAAATGACCCTTTTGATACTCCTGCAAGTGCAAGTACAGCTGATGTGGGTACTAACAGTAACAGTAATTGGTTGCAAGTAGCTACAGAAACTACTTTTAATGTCATTATGGCTGCTGGAGATACTCCTGCTCGTCCTACTGAAGATAATGGTGGGCTGCATAACTTTACCCGCTTTTTAGAACACTGGAACCCAGCGGCAAGTAACGTTAAAGCAAGAATTAATGGTTCTTTCATGCAGCTTAAAAAAAGTGCTTATGCCACTGCATCATTTACTACTTCTCTAGAAGGTGCAGATAATAGTCTTCTGTATCAAATCGGGATTAACGGTGGTAGAGGTTCCTTCTATCTTCCTCCTGAGAGGCAGTGGGGTTATGATGTAGGGCTGCTGTCTCAATCACCTGATTTATTTGCCCAAAAATTGGTGACTATACCACCTGATAAGCCAGATGAGTATGTCCGAGAAGTTGGTCGAGATGACATCTGGGTGCAAACTTTGTTGTGTGCTAAAACAACCGAAACGAATACACCTAATGCTATAGATGACGATCAACGTGGTACTTGCCCCTAA
- the hpsB gene encoding hormogonium polysaccharide secretion pseudopilin HpsB, which produces MIKRKQQQTSHPDRNSGFTIIESLVAIVVVSILLAAIAPVIVLSTATRVQARRIELASHAAKTFIDGVRTGSITTPVVVSTLSTPTTGSPRNITATPGDYLVNTTKMPAPTSATGLYCLRKDNVINVISNISTDCLDINNINFFVQAGRIVQSTGLNDGYRLAIRVYRGDVEFGNSSNPVLVSQGNTKNQASTVTGGLGNKQAPLVEMTTDVSTRFTSFQALCQRLGAAPGRTCQ; this is translated from the coding sequence ATGATTAAACGTAAACAACAGCAAACAAGTCATCCTGATCGCAATTCTGGTTTTACCATTATTGAGTCGTTGGTAGCGATAGTTGTAGTTAGCATCCTACTAGCTGCGATCGCACCAGTTATTGTTCTATCAACCGCTACTCGTGTTCAAGCGCGACGGATAGAATTAGCATCTCACGCTGCCAAAACATTTATTGATGGTGTCAGAACCGGCTCAATTACAACTCCAGTCGTAGTTTCTACCCTCTCTACTCCTACAACAGGCTCACCCAGAAATATTACTGCCACGCCAGGTGACTACTTAGTTAACACGACAAAAATGCCTGCTCCCACCTCAGCAACTGGTCTCTATTGCTTGAGGAAAGATAATGTGATCAATGTGATCAGTAACATATCAACAGATTGTTTGGATATTAACAACATCAACTTTTTTGTCCAAGCTGGACGAATTGTTCAATCTACTGGACTAAATGACGGTTATCGGTTGGCAATCCGGGTGTATAGGGGAGATGTGGAGTTTGGAAATTCTAGCAACCCTGTATTAGTCAGCCAAGGCAATACTAAAAATCAAGCCTCAACAGTGACAGGTGGACTAGGTAACAAACAAGCCCCATTAGTAGAAATGACTACTGATGTTAGCACTCGTTTTACTTCCTTTCAGGCTTTATGTCAGCGTCTAGGTGCTGCACCTGGCAGAACCTGTCAATAA
- the hpsC gene encoding hormogonium polysaccharide secretion pseudopilin HpsC → MNTLKFLLRNQLKSSKVIQQASGFTLIELLIGMVMAFLIITPLIGFMISVMNTDQQEQAKTNSEQEIQAGLDYIGRDLKQAIYIYDADGIDALTSTANSGPQIPVATDRTPVLVFWKRELIEDVIANSGSTDKDDTFVYSLVAYYLIKNNDTTWSKAARIGRWQIRDGVVTTSTSDSDSILCTGYTSRYVKGPTGNTNKYCPSTGFESFDLSQQGTITESMNAWTKKVSTTYTADTLVLVDYIDQTTTGAPAANCANSASADITWSKVAPTSMTGFYACIDILNTTSEVFIRGNARARINTQGNNIAYSDGQKTYFPTANIRVQGQGYLYK, encoded by the coding sequence ATGAATACACTAAAATTTCTACTCAGGAACCAGCTAAAATCCTCAAAAGTCATTCAGCAAGCTAGTGGTTTTACCCTGATTGAATTGTTGATCGGTATGGTAATGGCATTTCTGATCATCACGCCCTTAATAGGATTTATGATCAGTGTTATGAACACAGATCAACAGGAGCAAGCCAAAACCAATTCTGAGCAAGAAATTCAAGCCGGACTAGATTACATTGGTCGTGACTTAAAGCAAGCCATCTATATCTATGATGCAGATGGTATTGATGCTCTTACTAGCACAGCAAATAGCGGACCGCAAATACCTGTAGCAACTGATAGAACTCCTGTTCTTGTCTTTTGGAAACGAGAATTAATCGAAGATGTAATCGCTAATTCAGGAAGCACTGACAAAGATGATACTTTTGTTTATTCATTAGTTGCCTACTACTTGATTAAAAATAATGACACAACTTGGTCTAAAGCCGCTCGTATTGGTAGATGGCAAATTAGGGATGGTGTAGTCACTACTAGTACAAGTGATAGTGATAGCATACTTTGTACTGGATATACTTCTAGGTATGTTAAAGGACCCACTGGCAACACTAATAAATATTGTCCTAGTACAGGTTTTGAATCCTTTGATCTCAGTCAACAAGGAACCATTACCGAAAGTATGAATGCGTGGACAAAAAAAGTCTCAACTACTTATACTGCTGATACTTTAGTACTTGTAGACTATATTGATCAAACCACAACTGGTGCGCCTGCTGCAAATTGTGCTAACTCGGCAAGTGCTGACATCACCTGGTCAAAAGTAGCACCAACGAGCATGACTGGTTTTTATGCTTGCATTGATATACTTAATACAACGTCAGAAGTATTTATACGTGGTAATGCTCGCGCTCGTATTAATACTCAGGGAAATAATATTGCATATAGTGATGGACAAAAAACTTATTTCCCTACTGCAAACATCAGAGTTCAAGGGCAGGGGTACTTGTATAAATAA
- a CDS encoding prepilin-type N-terminal cleavage/methylation domain-containing protein produces MAADYGIENFLVKLWTHNRNNTNRDLRNLKSGYTDQKAGFTLIELLVVILMIGVLSAIVAPSWQGFVNRQRLNKAYEGVLSALQQAQTSAKNSKLNYSASFRVNSTSNIAEYVIYQGTTLPSSGWNSLASDLAKSKVLLYSNMTGVNTKSSSGNIVLTTTGSGTITFDYMGALARKSDGNDADIPLKVMVAIPTAGTNQAGNLRRCAILETLIGGMRTAKDTSCT; encoded by the coding sequence ATGGCTGCTGATTATGGAATAGAAAATTTTCTTGTCAAATTATGGACTCACAACCGTAATAATACTAACAGAGATCTGAGAAATTTAAAATCTGGATACACTGATCAGAAGGCTGGCTTTACCTTAATAGAACTACTTGTAGTTATATTGATGATAGGCGTTTTATCGGCAATAGTAGCCCCTAGTTGGCAGGGATTTGTCAACCGACAACGATTAAATAAAGCTTACGAGGGTGTTTTATCAGCTTTACAGCAAGCTCAGACATCAGCTAAAAATAGCAAATTGAACTATAGTGCCAGTTTTAGAGTCAATAGTACCAGTAATATTGCTGAGTACGTTATTTATCAGGGTACCACTTTACCTAGTTCGGGTTGGAATAGTTTAGCAAGTGATTTGGCAAAAAGTAAGGTTTTACTTTATAGCAATATGACCGGTGTGAATACTAAATCTAGTAGTGGCAATATAGTTCTGACTACAACTGGAAGTGGCACAATTACTTTTGATTATATGGGTGCTTTAGCACGTAAATCTGATGGTAATGATGCTGACATACCTTTAAAAGTAATGGTAGCCATACCCACAGCAGGAACTAATCAGGCTGGTAATTTGAGACGCTGTGCTATCTTAGAAACCCTGATTGGGGGAATGCGAACAGCAAAAGACACTAGTTGTACTTAA
- the hpsE gene encoding hormogonium polysaccharide biosynthesis glycosyltransferase HpsE has protein sequence MNNCIDFTVAIPTYNGEHRLPELLEKLRSQINTKNISWEIIVVDNNSTDNTAKIVKSYQKNWPCTYPLKYYFEAKQGAAYARKKAIAEAKGQLIGFLDDDNYPTPNWVSSAHSFAQKYPQAGAYGSQIHPNWEIKPPEDFERIAPFLAITERGDLPLLYETKTKLLPPSAGLVVRRQACLDIAQSPTVLIGRLADNMLAGEDLEMLYYIQKAGWEVWYNPEMETYHKIPEFRLKREYLIPFFRGIGLSRYVTRMVNIQPWKKPIFSLVYMLNDLRKVCLHLIKYRGRLESDLVASCEMQLFLSSLVSPFYLWKHGYL, from the coding sequence ATGAATAATTGCATTGATTTTACCGTAGCTATCCCTACTTACAACGGTGAACATCGTTTACCTGAGCTACTAGAAAAACTAAGAAGTCAAATTAATACAAAGAATATCTCTTGGGAAATTATTGTTGTTGATAACAACAGTACAGATAATACAGCTAAAATTGTTAAAAGCTATCAAAAAAATTGGCCATGTACATATCCCTTAAAATACTACTTTGAAGCCAAACAGGGAGCAGCTTATGCTAGAAAAAAGGCAATTGCAGAAGCTAAAGGTCAATTGATTGGGTTTCTAGATGATGACAATTACCCAACCCCTAACTGGGTTTCATCCGCTCATAGTTTTGCTCAAAAATATCCCCAAGCTGGTGCTTATGGTAGTCAAATTCATCCTAACTGGGAGATAAAACCACCAGAAGATTTTGAGAGAATTGCCCCATTTCTAGCAATTACAGAGCGAGGGGACTTGCCTTTGCTGTATGAAACTAAGACAAAATTACTTCCTCCTTCTGCTGGACTTGTTGTCCGTCGTCAGGCTTGTTTGGACATTGCACAGAGTCCAACAGTTTTAATTGGTAGATTAGCTGATAATATGCTGGCCGGTGAAGATTTAGAAATGTTGTATTATATCCAAAAAGCTGGGTGGGAAGTTTGGTATAACCCGGAAATGGAAACTTATCATAAAATACCTGAATTTCGTTTAAAAAGAGAATATTTAATTCCATTTTTTAGGGGTATTGGACTAAGCCGTTATGTGACTCGCATGGTAAATATCCAACCTTGGAAGAAACCAATTTTTTCGTTGGTATATATGCTTAATGATTTGCGTAAGGTCTGTTTACATCTAATCAAATATAGAGGCAGGTTAGAAAGTGATTTAGTTGCATCTTGTGAAATGCAACTATTTTTAAGTAGTTTGGTGAGTCCTTTCTATCTTTGGAAGCATGGTTATTTGTAG
- a CDS encoding pilus assembly FimT family protein, which produces MNTRCKHSFDKSNSGFTLLENLVVVFVIAILSAIAAPSWLAFVNIRRLNVAQGQVYQAMREAQNQARKEKLTWQASFREQNSIVQWAVHPATVSPSNALWNSLDSSVRLDSETNLDLVNNVRQIQFDYTGSVKLQQLGRVTLFIQSGGTAKRCVIASTILGAMRMAKDRPTAQDGKFCY; this is translated from the coding sequence ATGAATACAAGGTGCAAACACTCTTTTGACAAATCTAATAGCGGATTTACTTTGCTAGAAAATCTAGTTGTTGTGTTTGTAATTGCCATATTATCAGCGATCGCAGCTCCTAGTTGGTTAGCCTTTGTGAATATTCGCCGTCTGAACGTTGCACAAGGTCAAGTTTACCAAGCAATGCGCGAAGCTCAAAACCAAGCTAGAAAGGAAAAATTGACGTGGCAAGCTAGCTTTAGAGAACAAAATAGTATTGTTCAATGGGCTGTTCATCCTGCAACAGTTAGCCCCAGTAATGCTTTATGGAATAGTTTAGATTCTAGTGTCCGCTTAGATAGTGAAACAAATTTGGATCTTGTCAATAATGTGCGGCAGATTCAATTTGATTATACGGGTAGTGTCAAACTTCAACAATTAGGAAGAGTGACTTTATTTATTCAGTCTGGTGGAACAGCAAAGCGTTGTGTGATAGCTTCTACTATTTTAGGGGCAATGCGAATGGCAAAAGATCGTCCTACTGCTCAAGATGGTAAATTTTGTTATTAA
- a CDS encoding TIGR04282 family arsenosugar biosynthesis glycosyltransferase has product MLKSPTKEKQHLIIFTRYPEPGKTKTRMIPALGNVGAANLQRQMTEYTIKQVKELQKTSAVTVEVRFAGGNLQLMQDWLGLDLGYNSQGEGDLGERMARSLADAFDKSAEYVIIIGTDCPGVNAQILTTAFEQLKSFELVLGPAIDGGYYLIGLQQPIPELFFQIEWGTAQVCRQTIEIAEKLNLYSVYLPTLADVDRPEDLPIWEQTLTGNVER; this is encoded by the coding sequence GTGTTGAAATCACCAACTAAAGAGAAACAGCACCTGATTATTTTTACCCGCTACCCAGAACCAGGGAAAACAAAAACCCGGATGATACCCGCTTTGGGTAATGTTGGTGCTGCGAATCTGCAAAGACAGATGACGGAATATACTATCAAGCAGGTAAAAGAATTACAAAAAACATCAGCTGTAACTGTGGAAGTGCGGTTTGCGGGAGGTAACTTGCAACTGATGCAAGATTGGTTGGGGTTAGATTTGGGTTACAATTCTCAGGGTGAAGGCGATTTAGGTGAACGGATGGCGCGATCGCTTGCCGATGCTTTTGACAAGAGTGCAGAATATGTCATTATCATTGGTACAGACTGTCCTGGAGTGAATGCACAGATTTTAACCACAGCTTTTGAGCAACTAAAGTCTTTTGAACTTGTACTTGGCCCTGCAATTGATGGTGGTTATTATTTAATTGGTTTGCAGCAACCAATCCCAGAGCTATTTTTTCAAATCGAGTGGGGAACAGCTCAAGTATGCCGACAAACTATAGAAATTGCCGAGAAACTTAATTTATATTCTGTATACTTACCTACACTGGCTGATGTAGACCGTCCAGAAGATTTACCCATTTGGGAACAAACCCTGACCGGAAATGTCGAAAGATGA
- a CDS encoding RNA-guided endonuclease InsQ/TnpB family protein, with amino-acid sequence MIFLYKCQQNLIQPDKSLKTILEFICSQSHRLTNCGIYYARQIFFKTGKIIKKFDLINEYKNNKHYQALHSQAAQQTLLSVFESFKSFKALNSKYRKGELEDKPRLPKYRKSGLVAISYPKQALKIVEGQIQIPLGTTINRWFSLKNFLLPMSSNLNCDDIKELRIVPRNRCFYVEFVYQSSEIEKQQISPDRCLGIDTGIGNWLTCVSNVGTSFIIDGRHLKSVNQFYNKQIATIKQNKPQGFWSKRLAAITEKRNRRMHDAVNKAARLVIDNCLKHGIGTLVFGWNKGQRQEVNLGTKTNQTFVQIPTAKLKNRISQLCEHYGIEFVETEESYTSKASFLDNDFLPKYGEKPVTWKESGKRVKRGLYHTANNILRKVKTTLGLNLDGVYRGALTTPLRVRFWASSESPRL; translated from the coding sequence GTGATATTTCTGTACAAATGCCAGCAAAATCTAATTCAGCCAGATAAATCTCTCAAAACCATATTAGAATTTATCTGCTCTCAATCTCACAGATTAACCAATTGCGGTATTTACTATGCCAGGCAAATCTTCTTCAAAACAGGGAAGATAATCAAGAAGTTTGATTTGATTAATGAATACAAAAACAACAAGCATTACCAAGCCTTGCATTCTCAAGCTGCACAACAAACTCTGTTATCGGTATTTGAATCTTTCAAATCATTCAAGGCTTTAAACAGCAAGTACAGAAAAGGAGAACTAGAAGATAAACCAAGATTGCCTAAATATAGAAAATCTGGATTAGTAGCAATATCTTACCCCAAACAAGCACTGAAAATAGTAGAAGGACAGATTCAAATACCATTAGGTACAACTATCAATAGATGGTTTAGTTTGAAGAACTTTCTTCTACCAATGTCATCTAACTTAAATTGTGATGACATCAAAGAGCTAAGAATAGTACCTCGTAATCGTTGTTTCTATGTTGAGTTTGTTTATCAATCTTCAGAGATAGAGAAGCAACAAATAAGCCCAGATAGATGTCTGGGAATAGATACAGGAATTGGTAATTGGTTGACTTGTGTTTCTAACGTGGGAACTTCATTTATTATTGATGGCAGACATTTAAAATCTGTCAACCAATTTTATAATAAACAGATTGCCACTATTAAACAAAACAAACCCCAAGGATTTTGGTCTAAAAGATTAGCTGCTATTACAGAAAAACGAAATCGTCGGATGCATGATGCTGTCAACAAAGCAGCAAGATTGGTAATAGACAATTGTTTAAAACATGGAATTGGAACTTTAGTCTTTGGGTGGAATAAAGGACAAAGACAAGAAGTTAATTTGGGAACAAAAACTAATCAGACCTTTGTGCAGATTCCTACTGCTAAACTCAAAAACCGCATTTCTCAACTATGTGAACATTACGGGATTGAGTTTGTAGAAACTGAGGAAAGTTATACATCCAAGGCTTCGTTTTTGGATAATGATTTTCTCCCGAAATATGGTGAAAAACCCGTGACGTGGAAAGAATCAGGTAAACGAGTAAAGCGTGGATTGTATCACACTGCTAACAATATTTTAAGAAAAGTAAAGACAACGTTGGGATTAAATCTCGATGGAGTCTATAGGGGCGCTTTGACTACGCCTTTAAGAGTCCGTTTTTGGGCTTCTTCAGAATCCCCTCGGCTTTAG